From Shewanella yunxiaonensis, the proteins below share one genomic window:
- the polA gene encoding DNA polymerase I produces MPKIAENPLILVDGSSYLYRAYYAPPHLTNSKGEATGAVYGVVNMLRSLLSKFQPQQMAVVFDAKGPTFRNAMYEQYKAHRPPMPDDLRSQIAPLHQIIKALGLPLICESGVEADDVIGTLALRASKAGRAILISTGDKDMAQLVDDNITLINTMTDTIMGPAEVCEKFGVGPDKIIDLLALMGDKADNIPGLPGVGEKTALAMLQGAGSVSHLLAEPECVTTMAFRGAKSMAAKISENAAILELSYQLATIKTDCELELDWQQLNIEAPDRDTLIKLYGEMEFKRWLGEVLENRLPHPQRELTSIGAAATVAPQAPEPVEIEANYETILTEAALARWLEKLMQAPLMAIDTETTSLNYMDAELVGLSFAVNAGEAAYLPVAHDYDGAPTQLTKDYVLSQLKPLLENPQIRKVGQNLKYDMSILANAGIKLQGIQFDTMLESYVFNSVASRHDMDGLALKYLGYKCISFEDIAGKGAKQLTFNQIPLDIAAPYAAEDADITLRLHQHLWPRLEKEQGLPQVFNELELPLIPVLSQIERNGVLIDTMLLSQQSDELARKIDQLELKAYEIAGEQFNLGSPKQLQELFFEKLGYPVIKKTPKGAPSTAEEVLVELALDYPLPKIILEHRSLTKLKSTYTDKLPLMVNGKTGRVHTSYHQANAATGRLSSSDPNLQNIPVRTEEGRKIRQAFIAPTGRKILAADYSQIELRIMAHLSEDAGLLKAFAEGKDIHRATAAEVFDVAFETVTSEQRRRAKAVNFGLIYGMSAFGLSRQLDIPRNEAQSYIDIYFKRYPGVLKYMEQTRALAAEQGYVSTLFGRRLYLPEIRDRNAMRRQAAERAAINAPMQGTAADIIKKAMISIAEWIEREASDDITMIMQVHDELVFEVDVTKAETLKLKVCELMAAAADLHVPLLAEAGIGDSWEQAH; encoded by the coding sequence ATGCCAAAAATTGCTGAAAATCCCTTGATCCTTGTGGATGGATCTTCTTATCTCTATCGTGCCTATTATGCACCTCCACATCTGACCAATTCTAAGGGTGAAGCCACCGGTGCCGTCTATGGCGTGGTCAATATGTTGCGTAGTCTGCTCAGTAAATTCCAACCGCAGCAAATGGCAGTAGTGTTTGATGCCAAAGGACCGACATTCCGCAATGCAATGTATGAACAGTACAAAGCTCATCGTCCACCGATGCCGGATGATCTTCGCAGTCAGATTGCACCGCTGCACCAGATTATTAAAGCCTTAGGTTTGCCGCTGATATGTGAATCAGGAGTCGAAGCCGATGATGTAATTGGGACATTGGCATTAAGAGCGAGTAAAGCTGGACGCGCCATTCTGATCAGTACAGGCGACAAGGATATGGCGCAGCTGGTCGATGACAATATTACTCTTATCAACACCATGACCGACACCATTATGGGCCCCGCCGAAGTCTGCGAAAAATTTGGCGTGGGCCCAGACAAGATTATCGATTTGCTGGCCTTGATGGGTGACAAAGCCGATAACATTCCGGGATTACCTGGTGTGGGAGAAAAAACCGCCTTGGCAATGCTGCAAGGAGCCGGCAGCGTGTCACACCTCCTGGCAGAACCTGAGTGTGTCACTACCATGGCGTTTCGTGGTGCCAAGTCCATGGCCGCCAAAATCAGTGAAAACGCGGCGATATTGGAGCTATCCTATCAACTGGCCACCATCAAAACTGACTGTGAATTAGAGCTGGACTGGCAGCAACTGAACATTGAAGCACCCGACCGCGATACACTGATAAAACTCTACGGAGAAATGGAATTCAAACGTTGGCTGGGGGAAGTCCTGGAAAATCGTTTGCCACATCCACAGCGAGAGCTCACCAGTATCGGTGCGGCTGCAACTGTTGCGCCACAGGCACCAGAACCCGTAGAGATTGAAGCCAACTACGAAACGATTCTCACAGAAGCCGCATTGGCTCGCTGGTTGGAAAAGCTCATGCAAGCCCCTTTGATGGCCATAGACACCGAAACCACCAGTCTTAATTACATGGATGCCGAGCTAGTCGGTCTTTCTTTTGCCGTCAATGCCGGGGAAGCAGCTTATCTGCCAGTTGCCCACGATTATGACGGGGCACCAACACAGCTCACCAAAGATTATGTGTTATCCCAATTAAAGCCGTTGCTGGAAAATCCTCAAATCCGCAAAGTCGGTCAGAATCTCAAATATGACATGAGCATTCTGGCCAATGCCGGTATCAAGCTGCAAGGCATTCAGTTTGATACCATGCTGGAATCCTACGTGTTCAATTCTGTCGCTTCCCGTCACGATATGGATGGCCTGGCACTGAAATATCTCGGCTATAAGTGTATCAGTTTTGAAGATATCGCCGGTAAGGGCGCTAAACAGCTGACATTTAATCAGATTCCATTAGATATTGCCGCGCCTTACGCTGCCGAAGACGCAGATATTACGCTGCGACTGCACCAGCATTTGTGGCCGAGACTGGAGAAAGAGCAAGGTCTGCCGCAAGTATTCAACGAACTCGAACTGCCGTTGATCCCAGTGTTGTCACAAATCGAACGTAACGGCGTACTGATCGATACCATGCTGCTGTCACAACAAAGTGATGAACTCGCCCGCAAAATCGATCAATTAGAACTGAAGGCGTATGAGATTGCCGGTGAGCAATTTAACCTAGGTTCCCCCAAGCAGCTACAAGAGTTATTTTTTGAAAAACTGGGCTACCCGGTCATCAAAAAAACGCCTAAAGGAGCGCCTTCGACTGCGGAAGAAGTGTTGGTGGAACTCGCGCTTGACTATCCGCTCCCCAAAATTATTCTGGAACATCGCAGCCTGACCAAACTGAAGAGTACTTATACTGATAAATTACCGTTAATGGTGAATGGCAAAACCGGCAGAGTACACACCAGTTACCATCAGGCTAATGCCGCTACCGGTCGCTTGTCATCGAGTGATCCTAACTTGCAGAATATTCCGGTGCGAACCGAAGAAGGCCGCAAGATCCGTCAGGCGTTTATTGCACCGACTGGCCGCAAAATCCTCGCTGCCGACTACTCACAAATTGAACTGCGGATCATGGCACATCTGTCAGAGGATGCAGGGCTGCTGAAAGCCTTTGCCGAAGGCAAAGATATTCATCGGGCCACAGCCGCAGAAGTATTTGATGTTGCCTTTGAAACCGTCACATCCGAACAACGACGCCGTGCCAAGGCTGTGAATTTTGGTCTGATTTACGGCATGTCGGCCTTTGGTCTATCTCGGCAACTGGATATTCCGCGCAATGAAGCCCAAAGCTATATCGATATTTACTTTAAGCGCTATCCAGGGGTGCTGAAATATATGGAACAAACCCGAGCACTGGCAGCTGAGCAAGGTTATGTCTCCACCCTGTTTGGCCGTCGATTGTACCTGCCAGAGATTCGTGATCGTAACGCCATGCGACGCCAGGCGGCAGAACGGGCCGCGATCAACGCACCGATGCAGGGCACGGCCGCCGATATTATCAAGAAAGCGATGATCAGCATTGCTGAGTGGATTGAACGGGAAGCCAGTGACGATATCACCATGATCATGCAAGTTCACGATGAACTGGTCTTTGAAGTAGATGTAACAAAAGCCGAAACACTCAAACTTAAGGTGTGTGAACTGATGGCGGCAGCGGCAGATTTGCACGTACCACTGCTTGCTGAAGCAGGTATTGGTGATAGCTGGGAACAGGCCCATTGA
- the yihA gene encoding ribosome biogenesis GTP-binding protein YihA/YsxC produces the protein MTTTRINFHKTRFLISAPDIAHLEQHLAEVSGIEIAFAGRSNAGKSSALNALTEQKSLARTSKTPGRTQLINVFAVDEWRRLVDLPGYGFAQVPQAMKIKWQQALAEYLQHRECLGGVVVLMDIRHPLKDLDRQMVEWSVASELPVLVLLTKADKLTQSARMKTVNDVRKALEELKGEVIVEPFSALKGTGKEKVLSILDNWCHPQWLVDGIAAAQPTE, from the coding sequence TTGACGACTACCCGTATCAATTTTCACAAAACGCGCTTTCTGATCAGTGCGCCGGATATTGCCCATTTAGAGCAACATCTGGCGGAAGTATCAGGTATTGAGATTGCCTTTGCCGGACGTTCTAATGCCGGGAAATCCAGCGCGTTAAATGCATTGACTGAGCAAAAAAGTCTGGCCAGAACCAGTAAAACACCTGGTAGAACGCAGTTAATTAACGTGTTTGCTGTAGACGAATGGCGTCGCCTGGTCGACTTACCTGGTTATGGTTTTGCTCAGGTACCTCAGGCGATGAAGATAAAATGGCAGCAAGCATTAGCTGAATACCTGCAGCACCGAGAATGTCTTGGCGGTGTGGTGGTGTTGATGGATATTCGCCATCCGCTAAAAGACCTGGATCGACAAATGGTCGAGTGGTCAGTTGCCAGTGAACTGCCAGTTTTAGTGTTGCTGACTAAGGCTGATAAGTTAACGCAGAGTGCGCGTATGAAAACCGTTAATGACGTGCGCAAAGCATTAGAGGAGTTGAAGGGCGAAGTGATTGTTGAGCCTTTCTCTGCTTTGAAAGGCACCGGCAAAGAGAAAGTCTTGTCTATTCTTGATAATTGGTGTCATCCGCAATGGCTGGTGGATGGCATTGCTGCTGCGCAACCGACTGAATAA
- a CDS encoding c-type cytochrome, with protein sequence MPAKAAICASCHGAEGNSTISEYPSLAGQRALYLKRQLQAFRAAATNDHQNGRQDPVMSAMAATLSDAEINELSEYYARQEPSAASAVNKVNREGKKLFLGGDLSRDIAACAACHGADGKGMAAAGFPAIAGQHQDYLSAQLQAFRSGKRKDDYQGMMQDTCSKLTDDDIQALAQYMAQLPHK encoded by the coding sequence ATGCCAGCCAAAGCCGCAATTTGTGCTAGCTGCCATGGTGCCGAGGGTAACAGTACTATCAGTGAATACCCATCCCTGGCAGGTCAACGAGCCTTATATCTAAAACGGCAATTGCAAGCATTTCGAGCAGCAGCAACCAATGATCATCAAAACGGTCGCCAAGACCCAGTAATGAGTGCTATGGCCGCAACACTGTCTGACGCCGAAATTAATGAGCTATCTGAATATTACGCGCGCCAGGAGCCGAGTGCAGCGTCAGCAGTGAATAAGGTAAATCGCGAAGGTAAAAAGCTTTTTCTAGGGGGCGACCTCTCGCGTGATATTGCAGCTTGCGCTGCTTGCCATGGTGCTGATGGGAAAGGTATGGCGGCTGCGGGATTTCCAGCTATCGCCGGGCAACACCAAGACTACCTGAGTGCACAGTTACAAGCCTTTCGCAGCGGTAAACGCAAAGACGACTACCAAGGCATGATGCAGGATACTTGCAGTAAGCTCACCGATGACGATATTCAAGCGCTTGCGCAATATATGGCGCAACTGCCGCATAAATGA
- a CDS encoding methyltransferase domain-containing protein: MQHCPLCRHDNIIPVFEDRRRHFFLCQTCALVFANPSSYLLPNAEKQRYGRSRHESKQKQLAHFIETLLLQLQSLQSNSLEGLNFGRVLAPQLLQPLALAGHRLHQYDPFFAPEHQLLHQQYDFISCYRVFEHFHLPVKEWQIIVQALKPGGWLAISTPLLQSVAVFSKWHYKNNPTHVSFYQPQTFAYLAKHSCLQLIFAQGDFVLMQKAS, translated from the coding sequence ATGCAGCACTGCCCACTTTGCCGTCATGACAATATCATTCCGGTCTTTGAGGATCGCCGCCGTCACTTTTTTTTGTGTCAGACTTGTGCCCTGGTGTTTGCTAATCCGAGTAGTTACTTGTTACCAAATGCCGAAAAGCAGCGCTATGGCAGATCGCGCCACGAGAGTAAACAGAAGCAGCTGGCGCATTTTATTGAAACCTTATTACTACAACTGCAATCTCTGCAATCAAATAGCTTGGAAGGGTTGAATTTTGGTCGAGTATTAGCCCCGCAACTGCTTCAACCATTGGCGCTGGCCGGGCATCGGTTACACCAATATGACCCTTTTTTCGCACCTGAACATCAGTTGTTACATCAGCAATATGACTTTATCAGTTGCTATCGCGTATTTGAGCATTTTCACCTGCCCGTCAAAGAATGGCAGATAATAGTACAGGCGTTAAAGCCCGGCGGCTGGCTGGCGATCTCCACACCGCTTTTGCAGTCAGTAGCTGTATTTTCCAAATGGCATTACAAAAACAACCCGACACACGTCAGCTTTTATCAGCCGCAAACATTTGCATATTTGGCCAAGCATAGCTGTCTGCAATTAATATTTGCACAAGGGGACTTTGTTCTGATGCAAAAAGCATCATAA
- the yihI gene encoding Der GTPase-activating protein YihI gives MTRMKKSRKAGDAAPKHAPRTKKSERVLARKKQDSGNKAGSRQNPAGSASAGGSKTAKDPRIGSKKPVALGQIASESAQPKAAKVKLTDEQKLLQLEEDPRLNQLLDMLEEGRDLSAEDQQWLDKQLAKIETLMQKLGIEDLDEPVTDHSDSDDALLEKFDAGLEQLQQYQKE, from the coding sequence ATGACCCGAATGAAGAAATCGCGTAAGGCCGGCGACGCCGCCCCAAAACATGCTCCCAGAACCAAAAAGTCCGAGCGTGTACTTGCGCGTAAGAAACAGGATTCCGGTAACAAAGCCGGTAGCCGTCAAAATCCAGCAGGCAGTGCCAGCGCCGGAGGCTCAAAAACAGCTAAAGATCCCCGCATTGGCAGTAAAAAGCCGGTAGCTCTTGGCCAAATAGCGTCAGAGTCTGCTCAGCCTAAAGCTGCCAAGGTGAAATTAACCGATGAGCAAAAACTGCTGCAACTGGAAGAAGATCCACGATTGAATCAACTGCTGGACATGTTGGAAGAAGGTCGAGATCTGTCTGCCGAGGATCAGCAGTGGCTGGACAAACAACTGGCAAAAATCGAAACCTTGATGCAGAAATTGGGCATTGAAGATCTGGATGAACCAGTCACTGACCACAGTGACAGCGATGATGCGCTACTGGAAAAATTTGACGCTGGGCTGGAACAACTACAACAGTATCAGAAAGAGTAA
- a CDS encoding DUF2489 domain-containing protein, which translates to MEITLIVIGMLIVAGLSMYATMLLLRLKKQTAANKAALHAQQQALEQKRQELLGDIRYIAAAMTEDRCEISEGVYRIAKLFELLSLTARVEGEFPALYQHFEVIKSHPIRDARAQLQKQERMRLDLQRLKSEAALQDSILLEAKRLAQFEPVTH; encoded by the coding sequence TTGGAGATAACTCTGATAGTCATCGGCATGTTGATTGTCGCCGGTTTGAGTATGTACGCCACCATGTTATTGCTGCGCCTGAAAAAGCAGACCGCCGCCAATAAAGCCGCGTTACATGCACAGCAACAGGCGTTGGAACAAAAGCGGCAAGAGCTGCTGGGCGATATTCGCTATATTGCCGCCGCAATGACAGAAGATCGTTGTGAAATCTCTGAGGGCGTTTATCGCATAGCGAAACTGTTCGAATTGCTTTCGCTAACAGCGCGAGTAGAGGGTGAGTTTCCAGCTTTATATCAGCACTTTGAAGTGATAAAAAGCCATCCGATCCGAGATGCCAGAGCGCAGTTACAAAAGCAGGAGCGCATGCGCCTGGACTTACAACGGCTGAAATCAGAAGCCGCATTACAGGACTCCATCCTGCTGGAGGCGAAGCGGCTGGCACAATTTGAACCCGTGACGCATTGA
- the hemN gene encoding oxygen-independent coproporphyrinogen III oxidase encodes MKQPTHISWDQSMIEKYNYSGPRYTSYPTALEFDESFTEGDLLSAIANSKGEHLSLYVHVPFCAKLCYYCGCNKIVTRHQHKADQYIEYLEKEIITRAPLFKHYKVTQMHWGGGTPTFLSPEQILRLTSLLKANFDFADEGEFSIEVDPREIELSMLDTLKEAGFNRISIGVQDFNKDVQVAVNREQDEQFIFDLINKAKAMGFVSTNVDLIYGLPYQTPETFAQTISKILELSPDRLSVFNYAHLPARFAAQRKIKEENLPTPQQKLEILQYTIETLTGAGYQYIGMDHFAKPDDELAKLQREGRLHRNFQGYTTQPECDLLGLGVSSISQIGDCYAQNQKDIHPYYEAIEATGHALWKGCKLNHDDEIRRAVIKQLICHFELDMAKMEQQLGIQFEEYFAEDLKLLQTFIDDKLVTVEDRKIEVSPTGRLLIRNICICFDVYFREKARQQQFSRVI; translated from the coding sequence TTGAAGCAGCCCACACACATCAGTTGGGATCAGTCGATGATCGAGAAGTACAACTACAGCGGCCCACGTTACACTTCTTATCCCACTGCGCTGGAGTTTGATGAATCATTCACTGAAGGCGATTTACTGTCGGCGATTGCCAACAGCAAAGGTGAACATCTGTCGCTGTATGTGCACGTCCCATTCTGCGCCAAACTTTGCTACTACTGTGGTTGTAACAAGATAGTGACGCGTCATCAGCACAAGGCTGATCAGTATATTGAGTACTTGGAAAAAGAGATCATTACTCGTGCGCCACTGTTCAAGCACTACAAAGTCACCCAAATGCATTGGGGTGGCGGCACCCCGACTTTCCTGTCACCAGAGCAAATTCTGCGTCTGACTTCACTGCTGAAAGCTAACTTTGATTTTGCCGATGAAGGTGAGTTTTCGATCGAAGTAGATCCACGTGAAATTGAACTATCAATGTTGGATACACTGAAAGAAGCGGGATTTAACCGTATCTCTATCGGGGTGCAAGACTTCAATAAAGACGTGCAGGTAGCAGTTAACCGTGAGCAGGACGAGCAGTTTATCTTTGACCTGATCAATAAGGCCAAAGCCATGGGCTTTGTTTCTACTAACGTGGATCTGATCTACGGCTTGCCCTATCAAACACCAGAAACGTTCGCCCAGACCATTAGCAAAATTCTGGAGCTTTCGCCTGATCGTTTGTCTGTGTTCAACTATGCGCATCTGCCTGCGCGTTTTGCCGCGCAACGAAAAATCAAAGAAGAGAATCTGCCGACACCGCAACAGAAGTTGGAAATTCTGCAGTACACCATCGAGACATTAACTGGTGCAGGTTACCAGTACATCGGGATGGATCATTTTGCCAAACCAGACGATGAGTTAGCAAAATTGCAGCGTGAAGGTCGCCTGCACCGTAACTTCCAGGGTTACACTACCCAACCGGAATGCGATTTGTTAGGTCTTGGGGTATCGTCAATCAGCCAGATTGGCGATTGCTATGCGCAGAACCAAAAAGATATCCACCCTTACTACGAAGCCATTGAAGCTACTGGCCATGCCTTGTGGAAAGGTTGCAAACTGAACCACGATGACGAAATCCGCCGCGCGGTGATCAAACAGCTTATCTGCCATTTCGAACTGGATATGGCAAAGATGGAACAACAGTTGGGTATTCAGTTTGAAGAGTACTTTGCCGAAGACCTGAAGCTGTTACAGACCTTTATCGACGATAAACTGGTGACAGTCGAAGATCGTAAAATTGAGGTAAGCCCTACTGGCCGTCTGTTGATCCGTAACATCTGTATCTGCTTTGACGTATATTTCCGTGAAAAAGCACGTCAGCAGCAGTTCTCTCGGGTAATTTAA
- the add gene encoding adenosine deaminase, producing the protein MIDYSIPLVDLHRHLDGNIRIETIWQLAQQHGIRLPVTSAAALRSVVQVQGTEANLLAFLSKLDWMVAVLADLDAVKRVAFENVADIAASGLDYAELRFSPYYMAQSHGLPLQGVVEAVLDGIRDGIKQYPVAIKLIGIMSRSYGEACCLQELNALLACADGIVAIDLAGDELGFPGELFTGHFKRVRDAGLQITVHAGEAAGPESIWQAIKELGAKRIGHGVKAVSDPTLMAYLAENRIGIESCPTSNLQTSTVASYAGHPIRAFIESGICVGLNTDDPGVSGIDIQHEYQVASTAIGLSPEQLRQIQLNGIEMAFLSDSERRALYESKKTKAG; encoded by the coding sequence ATGATTGACTATTCCATTCCCTTGGTGGATTTACACCGCCATCTTGACGGCAATATCCGCATCGAAACTATCTGGCAATTAGCCCAGCAGCATGGCATTCGTTTACCCGTAACCTCTGCGGCAGCCTTAAGGTCAGTTGTTCAGGTACAGGGAACGGAAGCAAATCTGCTGGCCTTTCTCAGCAAACTGGATTGGATGGTGGCGGTCTTGGCCGACTTGGATGCGGTTAAGCGTGTCGCGTTTGAAAACGTGGCGGATATCGCCGCTTCAGGACTGGATTACGCCGAGTTACGCTTCAGCCCTTATTACATGGCACAATCACATGGATTACCACTGCAGGGGGTGGTCGAGGCCGTGCTTGATGGTATTCGTGACGGGATAAAACAGTATCCAGTGGCGATTAAGCTGATTGGGATTATGTCGCGCTCTTATGGTGAGGCTTGTTGTTTGCAGGAGTTAAATGCATTACTTGCCTGTGCTGATGGCATAGTGGCCATTGATTTGGCTGGCGATGAGTTAGGATTTCCTGGGGAACTGTTTACTGGGCATTTTAAGCGAGTTCGGGATGCCGGATTACAGATTACCGTGCATGCGGGCGAAGCGGCTGGCCCGGAAAGCATCTGGCAGGCGATTAAGGAGCTTGGTGCCAAACGCATCGGTCATGGTGTCAAGGCAGTTTCAGATCCCACGCTAATGGCATATCTTGCTGAGAATCGAATCGGTATCGAGTCGTGCCCTACGAGCAATTTGCAGACATCGACAGTGGCATCTTATGCTGGACATCCAATACGTGCATTTATTGAGTCAGGGATCTGTGTGGGACTGAATACTGATGATCCGGGGGTAAGTGGCATCGATATTCAGCACGAATACCAAGTTGCCAGTACGGCAATAGGCTTGAGTCCTGAGCAGTTACGACAGATTCAGCTGAATGGTATCGAGATGGCCTTCTTGTCTGACAGCGAACGTCGCGCGTTATATGAAAGTAAAAAAACAAAAGCCGGCTAA
- a CDS encoding alpha/beta fold hydrolase has translation MNQNHFTDKHDLPTFWQQVTQARLPVEDHLSLAYCFIRHPQSNKAIVVSNGRVESYLKYQETLYDLYQQGYSVYALDHIGQGLSSRLTVNPHKGHIDRFSRYVDHLGLFVDKVVKPAAHSQLFLLGHSMGSAIGTLYLKHHSDVFNAAVLCAPMFGIKLPLPRRFILWLAKILNNYIPGKEPNYIPGGHNYQAMSFEKNQLTHCRKRYAQLVQLYQQVPQVQLGSPTNQWLIESLIASEQARQFAQTNTVVPLLILQAGNDHIVDNRAQQHAIGPRTQLQRIPGAHHELFIEEDVFREVALQYLFSFFERNSGCGDNGTSA, from the coding sequence ATGAACCAGAACCATTTTACTGATAAACATGATTTACCCACGTTCTGGCAACAGGTGACACAAGCGCGACTGCCGGTTGAAGACCACCTGTCACTTGCATACTGTTTTATCCGTCATCCACAATCGAACAAAGCCATAGTGGTCAGTAACGGCAGGGTGGAGAGCTATCTCAAATACCAGGAAACCCTTTATGATCTCTACCAACAGGGTTATAGCGTCTATGCCTTGGATCATATCGGCCAGGGACTTTCGAGCCGATTAACCGTGAATCCACACAAAGGTCATATCGACCGTTTCAGCCGTTATGTTGATCATCTAGGACTGTTCGTTGATAAGGTCGTAAAACCGGCAGCACATTCGCAGTTATTTCTGCTTGGACACTCGATGGGCAGTGCCATTGGCACGCTGTATCTCAAACATCACAGCGATGTATTTAATGCCGCAGTATTGTGCGCGCCGATGTTTGGCATAAAACTGCCCTTGCCGCGCCGTTTTATTCTGTGGTTAGCCAAAATATTAAATAACTATATCCCCGGAAAAGAACCCAACTACATACCTGGGGGCCACAATTATCAGGCTATGAGCTTTGAGAAAAATCAACTGACACATTGTCGCAAACGTTATGCACAACTCGTACAGCTCTACCAGCAAGTGCCGCAAGTGCAACTAGGCTCACCAACCAATCAGTGGCTGATTGAAAGCTTGATTGCCAGTGAACAAGCCCGGCAGTTTGCGCAAACAAATACCGTTGTTCCGCTACTGATCTTACAAGCAGGAAATGATCACATTGTTGATAACCGTGCACAACAGCATGCCATAGGTCCAAGGACGCAGCTCCAACGAATCCCAGGCGCTCATCATGAGTTATTCATAGAAGAAGACGTTTTTCGCGAGGTGGCGCTACAGTATCTGTTCAGTTTTTTTGAGCGCAATAGCGGTTGCGGGGATAACGGCACCAGCGCTTAA